The Eremothecium gossypii ATCC 10895 chromosome IV, complete sequence genome contains a region encoding:
- the RGL1 gene encoding Rgl1p (Syntenic homolog of Saccharomyces cerevisiae YPL066W): MPYPVISLKPSYNSIIRGCPGVPQTLPRIECELRIRSNDGRPMLIDRIEVLLKTSEVLHSSVPAFTSKARLEKDIVHYKRSIRLSDKKIIGIDIPLTIALPDDIKDTNYNKFGYTFTSFECNVLYFPKTEKHAVANATMNTESFTTVVNVEKYNLFASPSLFPPLRRKFLSPDRKFKIKYCIQNPCLTTDDLLHINLIIVPNLSRNYPGSYSNKLFNKKVKLKSIVFDVKEVLEVYDSHADVKENTLQSLIKPFNTTINEAGIEVTSDIKIYTKNVYFKEFERCMNEPAVMFQLPHNEPNLDAPIPETVLLKGKSKNVQAFQYHCSITSRGQLFSITHGLSIKFKISNGKDFEIYQPLDVSAWPKVDINLVEKVIAHETEVAMHAKNFYDSFGGIRRNRTTGALEYPPLPPVVYTADKNTLKHVGVMYNMDNKYSHKIPLIE, translated from the coding sequence ATGCCATACCCTGTCATCTCACTTAAACCAAGCTACAACTCCATAATTCGGGGTTGTCCAGGGGTGCCACAAACGCTGCCTCGTATTGAATGCGAGTTGCGTATTCGGTCAAACGATGGCAGGCCAATGTTAATAGACAGGATCGAGGTACTGCTTAAGACGTCTGAAGTTCTCCACAGCTCTGTACCAGCGTTTACGTCCAAGGCCCGACTGGAAAAAGATATAGTGCACTACAAGAGGAGCATCCGCCTCTCGGACAAAAAGATCATCGGAATTGATATCCCACTCACTATTGCCCTGCCCGATGATATAAAAGACACAAACTACAACAAGTTCGGCTACACCTTCACGAGTTTTGAGTGTAATGTGCTCTATTTTCCAAAGACCGAGAAGCATGCCGTGGCGAACGCGACGATGAATACGGAGTCCTTTACCACTGTTGTGAATGTGGAGAAATACAACCTGTTTGCGTCCCCCAGTCTGTTCCCGCCACTGAGGCGGAAGTTTCTATCTCCTGACAGAAAATTCAAGATCAAGTACTGTATTCAAAACCCCTGTCTAACAACGGACGATTTATTGCACATTAACCTGATAATCGTGCCGAACCTTTCGCGCAACTACCCAGGCTCATACTCCAACAAGCTCTTCAACAAAAAGGTCAAGCTCAAAAGCATTGTTTTTGACGTTAAGGAAGTCCTGGAGGTATACGATTCGCACGCAGACGTAAAGGAAAACACCCTGCAGAGCCTGATCAAGCCCTTTAACACAACTATCAACGAGGCCGGCATAGAAGTCACCTCGGACATCAAGATATACACCAAGAACGTATACTTCAAGGAATTTGAACGCTGCATGAACGAGCCGGCAGTCATGTTCCAGCTGCCCCACAACGAACCCAACCTGGATGCGCCAATCCCCGAAACGGTACTGCTCAAGGGTAAGAGCAAGAATGTCCAAGCCTTCCAGTATCACTGCTCCATTACCAGCAGGGGCCAGTTGTTCTCCATCACGCACGGGCTTTCTATCAAGTTTAAGATCAGCAATGGGAAGGATTTTGAAATATATCAGCCCCTCGATGTGTCTGCATGGCCCAAGGTCGACATCAACCTAGTTGAAAAAGTTATAGCCCATGAAACCGAGGTTGCGATGCATGCCAAGAACTTCTACGACTCATTTGGCGGGATACGGCGCAACAGGACAACGGGTGCATTGGAATACCCGCCACTTCCCCCGGTCGTGTATACTGCGGACAAGAATACCTTGAAGCATGTCGGAGTCATGTATAACATGGACAACAAATATTCACACAAAATCCCTCTAATAGAATAG